A genomic window from Natronorubrum aibiense includes:
- a CDS encoding ABC transporter ATP-binding protein: MTLEISDLTAGYEGTPILRGVNCRITEGEVVGIMGKNGVGKTTLLKTVMGLLESDSGSVQYYDEDITDRSADERAGLGVGYVPQGRDVFPGLTVEENLLIGENVGSSDATLYDRVYEYFPILEERAAQDADTMSGGQQQMLAIGRALVGDPDLLLVDEPSEGVQPSIVQSITDDLARINEDLGTTILFVEQNLSVIQNLADRCYAMDTGRIVNELDDTDLKDREQLAAHLVV; the protein is encoded by the coding sequence ATGACCCTCGAGATCTCCGACCTTACAGCTGGCTACGAGGGGACGCCCATTCTTCGGGGCGTGAACTGTCGCATCACCGAGGGCGAGGTCGTCGGGATTATGGGAAAGAACGGCGTCGGAAAGACAACTCTGTTGAAGACGGTGATGGGCCTGCTTGAGTCCGATTCTGGCTCAGTTCAGTATTATGACGAAGATATCACCGATCGATCTGCTGACGAACGTGCGGGTCTGGGTGTCGGCTACGTTCCACAGGGACGAGACGTCTTCCCCGGGCTGACCGTCGAGGAGAACCTCCTAATTGGTGAGAACGTCGGGAGCAGCGACGCGACGCTGTACGACCGCGTTTACGAGTACTTCCCAATCTTGGAGGAGCGGGCTGCCCAAGATGCTGATACGATGAGTGGCGGCCAACAGCAGATGCTCGCGATCGGTCGCGCGCTCGTCGGAGATCCTGACCTACTGCTGGTTGACGAGCCTTCGGAGGGCGTCCAGCCCTCCATCGTCCAGTCAATCACAGACGATCTTGCACGCATCAACGAGGATCTCGGGACGACGATCCTGTTCGTTGAGCAGAATCTTTCGGTCATTCAGAATTTAGCTGACCGCTGCTATGCGATGGACACGGGACGCATCGTCAACGAACTCGACGATACGGACCTCAAGGATCGCGAACAATTAGCGGCACATCTCGTGGTTTGA
- a CDS encoding ABC transporter ATP-binding protein has translation MSTPGDPNVRVTPAVAATGLDQDAVLATENVTKHFGGLTAVDSVDFTVAEGELRCLIGPNGAGKSTLLELITGQLSPTKGHVYFDGIDLTDMPAHERIDAGLSVKFQSPHIYEGLTVAQNLQIPLQRTDCDDIRSATHETLEEIELADRADTPAGDLSHGQQQRLEIGMATTLEPTLMLLDEPVAGMSVEETASVADLIRSLNDDGMAFVVIEHDMEFVRTISDQVTVLNQGSIFRQGPIEEIEADEAVQRIYLGEDA, from the coding sequence GTGAGCACACCGGGCGATCCGAACGTCAGGGTTACGCCTGCCGTGGCGGCGACAGGTCTCGACCAGGATGCGGTGTTAGCAACGGAGAACGTCACCAAGCACTTCGGCGGACTGACCGCTGTCGATAGCGTCGACTTCACGGTCGCTGAGGGCGAGCTTCGGTGTCTCATCGGTCCCAACGGAGCCGGCAAGTCAACGCTGCTCGAGTTGATTACCGGTCAGCTCTCTCCGACTAAGGGGCATGTCTACTTCGACGGTATCGACCTCACCGACATGCCGGCGCACGAGCGCATCGACGCAGGCCTCAGCGTGAAGTTCCAATCACCACACATCTACGAAGGCCTCACCGTCGCACAGAACCTGCAGATCCCGCTCCAGCGAACCGACTGCGACGACATCCGTTCGGCGACCCACGAGACTCTTGAGGAGATCGAACTCGCTGACCGAGCTGACACTCCCGCCGGCGACCTCTCACACGGACAACAACAGCGCCTTGAGATCGGCATGGCGACGACGCTCGAGCCGACGCTGATGTTGCTCGACGAACCCGTCGCAGGAATGTCGGTCGAAGAGACTGCGAGCGTTGCCGACCTGATTCGGTCACTCAACGATGACGGAATGGCGTTCGTCGTCATCGAACACGACATGGAGTTCGTCCGTACAATCTCCGACCAAGTGACGGTATTAAATCAGGGATCAATCTTCCGCCAGGGTCCCATCGAGGAGATCGAGGCAGACGAAGCCGTTCAGCGCATCTATCTGGGGGAAGACGCATGA
- a CDS encoding urease accessory protein UreF, whose protein sequence is MAGRAVPDALEQPRSESVKRRCDTCRHEKDDGQQQSADDDERPFGSERADTFRQSGSQPLGGQRRADGRIETADELGALVEAYLRRVVGPAETVALANAHDAAAADDLEGMLAADDRLYAATLPAEFRASATKAGSKLLKLLADTDEELLGTANSEGAVAAYADAVEDGTARGQYPIVLGVVTQRAGLERRSACLVGAYAFVTELLGAAQRLGRFGHTDIQSQLADLLPIVESICAKYADADLETLTTFAPLVEIESMRHERADRRLFMS, encoded by the coding sequence ATGGCTGGACGAGCGGTCCCCGACGCGCTCGAGCAACCGCGTTCCGAGTCGGTCAAGAGACGGTGCGACACCTGCCGGCATGAGAAGGATGACGGTCAACAGCAGTCCGCCGATGATGACGAACGCCCATTCGGGTCCGAGCGGGCCGATACCTTCCGTCAGTCCGGTTCGCAGCCGCTCGGTGGCCAGCGTCGCGCCGACGGACGGATCGAGACGGCCGACGAACTCGGCGCGCTTGTCGAAGCATATCTTCGGCGTGTCGTCGGCCCGGCCGAGACGGTCGCGCTGGCGAATGCCCACGACGCGGCTGCAGCCGACGACCTTGAAGGAATGCTGGCCGCCGACGATCGTCTCTACGCCGCGACGCTTCCCGCGGAGTTTCGCGCAAGCGCAACCAAGGCCGGCAGCAAACTACTCAAGTTGCTTGCGGACACCGACGAAGAACTGCTCGGGACTGCGAACAGTGAGGGTGCGGTCGCTGCATACGCCGACGCAGTCGAAGACGGGACGGCCCGAGGACAGTATCCAATTGTACTCGGTGTCGTAACCCAGCGCGCTGGTCTCGAACGGCGATCGGCATGTCTCGTTGGCGCGTACGCGTTCGTCACCGAACTGCTTGGGGCAGCCCAGCGGCTCGGCCGGTTCGGACACACAGACATCCAATCGCAGTTGGCTGACCTGCTTCCAATCGTTGAGTCGATCTGTGCGAAGTACGCCGACGCCGATCTCGAGACGCTGACCACCTTCGCCCCACTGGTAGAAATCGAGAGCATGCGCCACGAGCGTGCCGACCGACGGCTGTTCATGAGCTAG
- a CDS encoding MFS transporter, with amino-acid sequence MIFTFGTPLSYGIFRAPFSDTFGVSSVALSGVFAIMLFTFFIGSGLVGVFGARFRARAVLLACSLATGVIAPSLYLFDSVGGLVVVFAVLGLALGTAFVLLASVVPRWFEARRGAATGLIFVGNGLGLFVLPPIWQAALADVGVRRGFLVIISATALAFLLAGLVCRRPIWAAQSTATADELLEWLARLGGTRTFQLLFVGIALSFAWYQLLAAYAVDLFAARGLTAAGASTAFGLIGGVSIISRIGSGYLADVMGSRRAFLASLVCAGAGIALLFVPTVPTLLVAICLIGLGLGGSATLYIPLLMGIYSLEKDTAIVGTFNVAIGIAALGMPPLGTASVEFTGSFTAVILLTLAATVGGFWTVAVGTAGP; translated from the coding sequence ATGATCTTCACCTTCGGGACGCCGCTTTCGTACGGGATCTTTCGGGCGCCGTTCAGTGACACCTTCGGCGTCTCGTCAGTCGCGCTCTCGGGCGTGTTTGCCATCATGCTCTTTACATTCTTCATCGGCTCCGGACTCGTCGGTGTCTTCGGCGCTCGGTTTCGGGCTCGAGCGGTGTTACTCGCGTGTTCGCTCGCCACAGGTGTGATCGCGCCATCGTTGTATCTCTTCGACTCCGTCGGGGGACTGGTCGTCGTCTTCGCCGTCCTCGGACTCGCACTGGGGACGGCCTTCGTGCTCCTCGCGTCGGTCGTTCCGCGCTGGTTCGAGGCCCGTCGCGGGGCCGCAACGGGGCTGATTTTCGTCGGTAACGGACTCGGACTGTTCGTGCTCCCGCCGATCTGGCAGGCTGCCCTCGCGGACGTCGGCGTCCGCCGTGGTTTTCTGGTCATCATATCGGCAACTGCGCTTGCGTTCCTCCTCGCTGGGCTCGTCTGTCGACGGCCGATCTGGGCGGCACAGTCGACCGCGACCGCCGACGAACTGCTCGAGTGGCTCGCGCGGTTAGGCGGGACGCGGACGTTCCAGTTGTTGTTCGTCGGTATCGCCCTCTCCTTCGCGTGGTATCAACTGCTTGCTGCCTACGCCGTCGATCTCTTCGCCGCTCGCGGCCTGACGGCTGCCGGTGCCTCGACCGCGTTCGGGCTGATCGGCGGTGTCAGCATCATCTCACGGATCGGAAGCGGTTACCTTGCCGACGTCATGGGCTCGAGACGCGCGTTTCTCGCGTCACTCGTCTGTGCGGGTGCCGGGATCGCTCTGCTGTTCGTTCCCACCGTACCGACGCTGCTGGTCGCGATTTGCCTGATCGGACTCGGACTGGGCGGCTCCGCGACACTGTACATCCCGCTGCTCATGGGAATCTACTCGCTGGAGAAAGACACCGCCATCGTCGGTACGTTCAACGTCGCAATCGGTATCGCTGCTCTCGGGATGCCGCCGCTCGGAACGGCAAGCGTCGAGTTCACTGGCAGTTTCACTGCCGTAATCTTGCTGACGCTCGCTGCGACCGTCGGCGGGTTCTGGACGGTCGCTGTCGGCACAGCCGGGCCGTAG
- a CDS encoding sensor histidine kinase has translation MDEQDRSDSCDRLFDELSSIATEATFFKELVANTSEAFLTIDEESTIVFANPAIADILGYAPSELIGRSKLQLIPERLRQAHERGLESYIETGEKHIDWNGIELPARHKDGHEVPVLITLQEHSDGGQRLFTGIFRDLSEQKTRQRRFEAVFNNTYQFTGLVECDGTVIEANKTALSFAGLDRADVVGKPLWETYWFQLTDDAAATACAAVEHASNGEFFRDELRIQGANRTAIIDFSVRPITDSNGETLLLIPEGREITELKLRRQHFELIHRLLRHNLRNDLNIINGFAELLTAKLEDETLHEYAVRIAETSSDLITMNETAKELAAITLDEDYSQTDIAVQDALGTVIQQLHRQYPDSSIERKTSHDAIVAADARLELALKELIENAIVHTTEPRPSIEISLEQAQADEVISISIADFGPKIPETERIGTLNEKSVTPLKHGSGLGLWLARLIVEAYGGHLDYERRDEDRGNRVTIYLPTVEFK, from the coding sequence ATGGACGAACAAGATAGATCGGATAGCTGTGACAGGTTGTTCGACGAACTCTCGTCCATCGCTACCGAAGCAACCTTTTTCAAAGAGTTAGTCGCAAACACCTCGGAGGCGTTCCTGACGATCGACGAGGAGAGTACGATCGTGTTTGCCAATCCGGCGATAGCGGACATTTTGGGATACGCGCCATCCGAACTGATCGGTCGTTCGAAACTCCAGCTGATACCGGAACGGCTTCGACAAGCGCACGAACGCGGCCTCGAGAGCTACATCGAAACCGGCGAAAAACACATCGACTGGAACGGCATCGAACTGCCAGCACGACACAAGGATGGACACGAGGTTCCGGTCCTGATAACGCTACAGGAGCACTCCGACGGCGGACAGCGGCTGTTCACAGGCATTTTTCGTGATCTCTCCGAACAGAAGACGAGACAACGGCGGTTCGAAGCCGTGTTCAACAACACCTATCAGTTTACCGGCCTCGTCGAGTGCGATGGGACCGTCATTGAGGCCAACAAAACGGCATTGTCGTTTGCCGGCCTCGATCGGGCCGATGTCGTCGGAAAGCCGCTCTGGGAGACGTACTGGTTCCAGTTAACTGACGACGCCGCCGCGACTGCGTGTGCCGCCGTCGAGCACGCGAGCAACGGAGAGTTCTTCCGAGACGAGCTCCGGATACAGGGAGCGAACCGGACGGCGATCATCGACTTTTCGGTTCGGCCGATAACCGATTCGAATGGTGAAACGCTGCTGTTGATTCCCGAGGGGAGAGAGATCACCGAGCTCAAACTTCGCAGGCAGCATTTCGAACTCATTCATCGGCTTCTCAGACACAATTTGCGAAACGATCTCAACATCATCAACGGGTTTGCGGAGTTGCTGACGGCGAAACTCGAAGACGAGACGCTGCACGAGTACGCAGTCAGAATCGCCGAAACGTCGTCCGACCTCATCACGATGAACGAGACGGCAAAGGAACTCGCGGCGATCACCCTCGACGAGGACTATTCACAGACGGATATCGCCGTCCAAGACGCTCTCGGGACAGTCATTCAGCAACTCCATCGCCAGTATCCCGACAGTTCGATCGAGCGGAAGACCTCGCACGACGCCATCGTGGCTGCGGATGCGCGTCTCGAACTCGCGCTCAAAGAGCTGATCGAGAACGCAATCGTACACACGACTGAGCCACGGCCATCGATCGAAATTAGTCTCGAGCAGGCGCAAGCGGACGAGGTGATCAGTATCAGCATCGCCGATTTCGGGCCGAAAATCCCGGAGACCGAACGGATCGGGACGTTGAACGAAAAATCGGTGACACCGCTCAAACACGGCAGCGGGCTTGGCCTCTGGCTAGCTCGACTGATCGTCGAAGCGTACGGTGGCCATCTGGACTACGAACGACGTGACGAGGACAGAGGGAATCGAGTGACGATCTACCTACCGACAGTCGAGTTCAAGTAA
- a CDS encoding RNA-guided endonuclease InsQ/TnpB family protein, with protein sequence MSDRPQRTNEYTAEPASDRYRQCLFEWLAAHAPLWNQITYRRRQEYFAEDGDVWDAEYTDLYDEYAPILGKAACQQVARKNSEAWRSHFRLLDNYHDDSDPTVTEKPSSPGYWGNRDDGYDLHGLVRNDLYTLDWDEDRSTLEFGVGDALEEKYDFEYQERITLKVRGNPQWEGDDARLELVYDEAADVLRVKHPVRIRPDNLQEQRLDAFTHTLGPENTTQSAAIDVGANNTLAIVTTTGDTAVYHARPEFDQFQALSELIAQLQSELPDDQYTSRRIQRVYDERGRKRDHSRDAAVKHAADWLLERNVDTVYVGDLTDVLDTHWSSDVNKKTHAFWSHRQLIDRLELTLEDIGIRVEQASEADSSSECPECGSKDVSRDQDEYRCHDCGLDAHSDVAGAWNLLQNEVGPMARPAALSAERGRDAPREGAYWEWNGHDWIPANFGEQSSSIDQTSISKPASSQPG encoded by the coding sequence GTGAGCGACCGACCGCAACGCACGAACGAGTACACTGCCGAACCCGCCAGTGATCGGTATCGGCAGTGCTTGTTCGAGTGGTTGGCCGCCCACGCCCCCTTGTGGAACCAGATCACCTACCGACGCCGACAGGAATACTTCGCCGAAGACGGTGACGTCTGGGACGCCGAGTACACGGACTTGTACGACGAATACGCGCCGATTCTCGGCAAAGCAGCGTGCCAGCAAGTCGCCCGCAAGAACAGCGAGGCATGGCGGAGCCACTTCCGCCTCCTCGACAACTACCACGACGACTCAGACCCAACGGTCACGGAGAAACCATCTTCGCCCGGCTACTGGGGCAATCGCGACGACGGCTACGATCTACACGGCCTCGTCCGCAACGACCTCTACACCCTCGATTGGGACGAAGATCGAAGTACGCTCGAGTTCGGCGTCGGCGACGCCCTCGAAGAGAAATACGACTTCGAGTACCAAGAGCGCATCACGCTCAAAGTCCGTGGCAACCCGCAATGGGAGGGTGATGACGCACGGTTGGAACTCGTCTACGACGAAGCGGCAGACGTGCTTCGTGTCAAGCATCCAGTTCGCATACGGCCAGACAACTTGCAGGAACAGCGACTGGATGCCTTCACTCATACACTCGGTCCCGAGAACACGACGCAGTCAGCTGCGATCGACGTGGGCGCGAACAACACGCTTGCGATCGTCACCACCACTGGAGACACTGCCGTCTACCACGCTCGTCCAGAGTTCGACCAGTTCCAAGCGTTGTCCGAGTTGATTGCCCAATTGCAATCAGAACTCCCTGATGACCAGTATACGAGCAGGCGTATTCAGCGCGTGTACGATGAACGCGGACGAAAGCGCGATCATAGCCGTGACGCCGCAGTGAAACACGCCGCAGACTGGCTCTTAGAACGCAACGTTGACACCGTCTACGTCGGCGATCTCACGGACGTATTGGACACACACTGGTCGTCTGACGTCAACAAGAAGACGCATGCGTTCTGGTCACACCGCCAACTCATCGACCGGCTCGAACTCACACTCGAGGATATTGGAATTCGCGTCGAGCAGGCGAGCGAGGCTGATTCGAGCAGTGAGTGTCCCGAGTGCGGAAGCAAGGACGTATCTCGAGATCAAGACGAGTATCGGTGTCACGACTGTGGGTTGGACGCGCACAGTGACGTTGCAGGGGCGTGGAACCTGTTGCAGAACGAGGTTGGGCCGATGGCGCGGCCCGCTGCCCTCTCTGCTGAACGCGGGAGGGACGCACCCCGTGAGGGGGCGTACTGGGAGTGGAACGGACACGACTGGATACCCGCGAATTTTGGGGAACAGTCGAGTTCGATCGACCAAACCAGCATCAGCAAACCCGCAAGTTCACAGCCGGGGTAA
- a CDS encoding universal stress protein gives MFERLFVPTDGSGPATAALELAVKLAPDSATVHLLYVDEDHADATDRPGEVGTDILAHAREIATTAGASVESDVRRGTPRDRILEYADEHDTDLIVMGSHGRRRVGRLALGDETQGVVRDAPMPVLVVRASDDIRKIYPYDRVLVPTDGSEHATAALEHGIETAADVGATLHLLSVVNITRYGSDAETDRLVAHLEANARTALDTAAATATERGVDVRTAVTVGTVHREIVSYADREGVDLLVLGTHGRSGVDRELLGSVTERVLRLAPAPVFTVRLAESGDRSLE, from the coding sequence ATGTTCGAGCGTCTCTTCGTCCCGACCGACGGCAGCGGCCCGGCCACTGCTGCTCTCGAGCTCGCTGTCAAACTGGCACCCGATTCGGCGACTGTCCACCTTCTCTACGTCGATGAGGACCACGCCGACGCTACCGACCGACCGGGTGAAGTGGGCACGGACATCCTCGCACACGCTCGCGAAATCGCGACGACTGCCGGCGCGTCTGTCGAGAGCGACGTGCGACGCGGAACACCACGGGATCGAATCCTCGAGTACGCCGACGAGCACGACACAGACCTGATCGTCATGGGTTCCCATGGCCGGCGACGTGTCGGCCGACTGGCGCTGGGAGACGAAACACAGGGTGTCGTCCGCGATGCCCCGATGCCCGTCCTCGTCGTCCGAGCGAGCGACGACATCCGCAAGATCTACCCCTACGACCGCGTACTCGTCCCGACGGACGGCAGCGAACACGCAACCGCCGCGCTAGAACACGGTATCGAAACAGCGGCCGACGTGGGGGCGACGCTCCACTTGCTCTCGGTCGTCAACATCACGCGCTACGGCTCCGACGCCGAAACCGATCGGTTGGTCGCCCACCTCGAGGCAAACGCTCGAACGGCACTCGACACGGCAGCAGCGACTGCAACCGAGCGTGGAGTCGACGTCCGCACGGCAGTTACGGTCGGCACGGTGCACCGAGAGATCGTGTCGTACGCCGACCGAGAGGGGGTCGATCTTCTCGTTCTGGGAACACACGGGCGAAGCGGTGTCGATCGGGAACTGCTCGGTAGTGTCACGGAGCGTGTGCTCCGTCTCGCCCCGGCTCCCGTGTTCACCGTCCGGCTTGCCGAGTCGGGAGATCGCTCTCTCGAGTGA